A single region of the Rhodococcus sp. W8901 genome encodes:
- the ftsY gene encoding signal recognition particle-docking protein FtsY, which produces MTTGAWIAIAAVLAVLVVALVVGLTMARRRRISLTAPEKPELTEQPKDRSGGYQAGGGFNFSQGPTATAPPKVPPAAPKTPPAAPPVPPAAPPVPPTAPPVPPAAPAPAPEPTPPPAPEPVAEPEPVVEPEPAPAAEPVVEEKPFVAPVAEPEPIVEEKPAVAPVAEPEPVVEPAPEPEPVVEPEPVVEAAPAPAIEEIEPTEGRLDRLRGRLSRSQNAVGKSLLGLLGGGDLDEDSWEEVEDTLLIADLGTATTTKVVERLREQMAARGVRSEADARALLREVLVEELRPEMDRSIHALPHGDHPAVLLVVGVNGTGKTTTTGKLARVLVADGRRVLLGAADTFRAAAADQLQTWAERVGAEVVRGKEGGDPAAIAFDSVAKGIEDGVDVVLIDTAGRLHTKTGLMDELGKVKRVVEKKAAVDDVLLVLDATVGQNGLMQARVFAEVVDITGVVLTKLDGTAKGGIVFQVQHELGVPVKLVGLGEGADDLAPFEPGAFVDALLG; this is translated from the coding sequence GTGACTACCGGAGCCTGGATAGCAATAGCGGCCGTACTGGCCGTCCTTGTCGTTGCGCTCGTCGTCGGCCTCACCATGGCCCGACGTCGCCGCATCAGCCTGACCGCGCCCGAAAAGCCGGAGCTGACGGAGCAGCCGAAGGACCGTTCGGGCGGGTATCAAGCCGGTGGCGGATTCAACTTCAGCCAGGGGCCGACGGCCACCGCGCCGCCGAAGGTGCCCCCGGCGGCGCCGAAGACGCCGCCGGCAGCACCCCCGGTGCCGCCGGCCGCACCGCCTGTTCCTCCGACGGCGCCCCCCGTCCCGCCGGCCGCACCCGCACCTGCCCCGGAGCCCACGCCGCCGCCCGCCCCCGAGCCCGTCGCGGAGCCGGAACCCGTCGTCGAGCCCGAGCCCGCCCCCGCGGCGGAGCCGGTCGTCGAGGAGAAGCCGTTCGTCGCGCCGGTCGCGGAGCCCGAGCCGATTGTCGAGGAGAAGCCGGCTGTCGCGCCGGTCGCGGAGCCGGAGCCGGTCGTCGAGCCCGCCCCCGAGCCTGAGCCCGTCGTCGAGCCCGAGCCCGTCGTCGAGGCCGCCCCCGCGCCGGCGATCGAGGAGATCGAACCCACCGAGGGCCGTCTGGACCGCCTGCGCGGTCGTCTGTCGCGGTCGCAGAACGCGGTCGGCAAGAGCCTGCTCGGCCTGCTCGGTGGTGGTGACCTCGACGAGGATTCGTGGGAGGAGGTCGAGGACACCCTGCTGATCGCGGACCTCGGCACCGCAACGACGACCAAGGTCGTGGAACGTCTGCGTGAGCAGATGGCGGCCCGCGGCGTGCGCAGCGAGGCCGATGCCCGCGCGCTCCTGCGCGAGGTGCTCGTCGAGGAACTGCGCCCCGAGATGGATCGCTCCATCCATGCCTTGCCGCACGGTGATCATCCCGCGGTGCTGCTCGTGGTCGGTGTCAACGGCACCGGCAAGACCACCACGACCGGCAAGCTCGCCCGCGTGCTGGTCGCCGACGGCCGCCGTGTCCTGCTCGGTGCCGCCGACACGTTCCGTGCCGCGGCAGCGGATCAGCTGCAGACGTGGGCCGAGCGGGTCGGCGCCGAGGTGGTGCGCGGCAAGGAGGGCGGCGACCCGGCCGCGATCGCGTTCGACTCGGTTGCCAAGGGCATCGAGGACGGCGTCGACGTCGTCCTGATCGACACCGCCGGCCGCCTGCACACCAAGACAGGCCTCATGGACGAGCTCGGCAAGGTCAAGCGTGTGGTCGAGAAGAAGGCGGCCGTCGACGACGTCCTGCTGGTCCTCGACGCCACCGTCGGGCAGAACGGCCTGATGCAGGCCCGGGTCTTCGCGGAGGTCGTCGACATCACCGGCGTCGTGCTGACCAAGCTGGACGGCACCGCGAAGGGTGGCATCGTGTTCCAGGTCCAGCACGAGCTGGGCGTTCCGGTCAAGCTCGTCGGCCTCGGCGAGGGTGCCGACGATCTGGCGCCGTTCGAGCCGGGGGCGTTCGTCGACGCACTTCTCGGATAG
- a CDS encoding glutathione peroxidase: MNAHDFPVKTADGTTKDLSTYKGRLLLIVNVASKCGLTPQYEGLEALYGANKDRGLQVVGFPCNQFGDQEPGDDAEIQQFCSVNYNVTFPVYAKLEVNGDDAHPLFTYLRAAAPGDFGPDHGFLYEHVSKTRPEAIGTDEVKWNFTKFLVDRDGEVVRRFEPTVTPEQIAEEIAGLL; the protein is encoded by the coding sequence ATGAACGCCCACGATTTCCCGGTGAAGACCGCGGACGGAACCACCAAGGATCTGAGCACTTACAAGGGCCGGTTGCTGCTGATCGTCAACGTGGCCAGCAAGTGCGGACTGACCCCGCAGTACGAGGGGCTCGAGGCGCTCTACGGGGCGAACAAGGATCGCGGGCTCCAGGTCGTCGGGTTCCCGTGCAATCAGTTCGGGGACCAGGAACCCGGCGACGACGCCGAGATCCAGCAGTTCTGCAGCGTCAACTACAACGTCACCTTCCCGGTGTACGCCAAGCTCGAGGTCAACGGCGACGACGCGCACCCGCTGTTCACGTACCTGCGCGCCGCCGCCCCGGGCGACTTCGGACCGGACCACGGATTCCTCTACGAGCACGTCAGCAAGACCCGTCCCGAGGCGATCGGCACCGACGAGGTGAAGTGGAACTTCACGAAGTTCCTCGTCGACCGCGACGGCGAGGTCGTTCGCCGCTTCGAGCCGACCGTCACCCCCGAACAGATCGCCGAGGAGATCGCCGGACTGCTGTAG